One genomic region from Sphingobacterium sp. UGAL515B_05 encodes:
- a CDS encoding nuclear transport factor 2 family protein produces MNLPTVISELVKAQNNFDSAAYVRCFTETAVVFDEGKTHNGRVEIEQWMDKSNKEYQASMKPLVYDEKENILSAEIDGSFPGSPVILKFHFQLSNGLIQSLNITE; encoded by the coding sequence ATGAACTTACCTACAGTAATCTCCGAGTTAGTAAAAGCACAGAACAATTTCGATAGTGCTGCCTATGTCCGATGCTTTACAGAAACTGCCGTAGTCTTTGACGAAGGCAAAACCCATAACGGAAGAGTAGAAATTGAACAATGGATGGATAAATCCAATAAGGAGTATCAAGCTTCTATGAAGCCATTGGTTTATGACGAAAAGGAAAATATTCTATCTGCGGAAATTGATGGGTCTTTTCCTGGAAGTCCAGTCATTTTAAAATTCCACTTTCAGTTGTCTAATGGCCTTATTCAATCACTGAACATTACTGAATAG
- a CDS encoding SDR family oxidoreductase — protein sequence MEQFNFNNELSGKIALVTGGTKGAGRAIGERLLQAGATVIITARNAPEKENSNLHFIASDLSNAEGTQKVVSEILTNYGRLDILINNLGGSSTPAGGFAALSDADWESTLQTNLLAPIRLDRGFLPQMIDRKTGVIIHIASIQGKLPLYDSTLPYAAAKAGLRNYSKSLSNEVTPKGVRVLTVSPGWINTTASEAWLGEIARNANSTVEEAQQGVMDALGGIPFGRPAEPIEVAEFVGFLVSPRASYLTGTEYIIDGGTVPTI from the coding sequence ATGGAACAATTTAATTTCAACAATGAATTATCAGGCAAAATAGCCTTGGTGACCGGCGGTACCAAAGGTGCCGGAAGAGCAATTGGCGAAAGACTGCTACAGGCAGGAGCAACAGTTATAATAACTGCAAGAAACGCACCTGAGAAAGAAAACAGTAACCTGCATTTCATCGCATCGGATTTGAGTAATGCAGAAGGTACCCAAAAAGTGGTCAGCGAGATCCTTACGAACTATGGAAGACTGGATATTTTGATAAACAATCTTGGAGGCTCATCAACCCCCGCAGGCGGGTTTGCAGCGCTAAGCGATGCGGATTGGGAATCTACGCTACAGACTAATCTTTTGGCTCCGATTCGTCTAGATAGAGGATTTTTACCGCAGATGATCGATCGGAAAACAGGCGTTATCATCCATATAGCGTCAATTCAGGGCAAATTGCCACTGTATGATTCGACTTTGCCGTATGCCGCAGCAAAGGCAGGACTGCGAAACTACAGTAAAAGTTTATCGAATGAAGTGACACCGAAAGGTGTTCGTGTACTGACTGTTTCACCTGGATGGATTAATACCACAGCATCGGAAGCATGGCTGGGTGAAATTGCAAGAAACGCCAACAGTACGGTAGAAGAAGCGCAACAAGGTGTAATGGATGCATTGGGTGGAATCCCCTTCGGACGACCCGCTGAACCTATAGAGGTGGCTGAATTCGTCGGTTTCCTTGTCTCACCGAGAGCCAGCTATCTAACAGGAACTGAATATATAATCGATGGTGGAACAGTACCAACAATTTAA
- a CDS encoding helix-turn-helix domain-containing protein encodes MYERKIIPNLNCGLDLIGEVLYGKWKIRLLWFIDQGYQRPSELQRKIPDASRRVLNIQLKELEDHGLITKKIYPVVPPKVEYSLTEFGETLIPVIAVLGNWGDEHEELLRSLILNRFNSES; translated from the coding sequence ATGTATGAGAGAAAAATAATTCCGAACCTGAACTGTGGTCTTGACTTGATCGGTGAAGTACTTTACGGCAAATGGAAAATACGTTTGCTCTGGTTTATTGATCAGGGATATCAACGACCAAGTGAATTGCAGCGTAAGATCCCAGATGCTTCGCGTAGGGTTTTAAATATCCAGTTAAAGGAGTTGGAAGATCATGGACTGATTACAAAGAAAATATACCCCGTGGTACCTCCAAAAGTTGAATATAGTCTTACCGAATTCGGCGAGACTTTGATTCCCGTTATTGCCGTATTGGGAAACTGGGGAGATGAACATGAAGAACTTCTGCGTTCGCTGATTTTAAATCGTTTTAATTCAGAAAGCTAA
- a CDS encoding helix-turn-helix domain-containing protein, translating into MKIKVYSPINPLLKKYIECIYILTHSSEEEPAKYITFPSIFTIVSSSEKSKSISNGNQLVIRQCDHNEVETNLVSDFNKPVFVQYEGTINEITIYFKPLAINSFLEHELNHYNSSSFSEFVPFEDYRRVMIDILSLQNDIEKIETIERYWLSKLRGFQHSFLETILSEMMCEENDVVNITELCEKNAISRTTLNKHFRRHICKTPSEFKKILKFRNAVNKYSSYKAKNNLTDIAYSVDYFDQSHMIREFKSVTGFSPKAFFEKTTALEKKQIHWLFL; encoded by the coding sequence ATGAAAATAAAAGTTTATTCCCCCATTAATCCTTTACTTAAAAAATACATTGAGTGTATTTATATACTCACCCATAGCTCGGAAGAAGAGCCTGCTAAGTATATCACTTTCCCATCTATTTTTACCATTGTTTCGAGCAGTGAAAAATCAAAATCGATCAGTAACGGCAATCAATTAGTCATCAGACAATGCGATCATAACGAAGTGGAAACTAATTTGGTATCTGATTTTAATAAGCCTGTGTTTGTACAATACGAAGGAACAATAAACGAAATCACTATCTATTTTAAACCCCTAGCTATTAATTCATTTTTGGAGCACGAATTAAACCATTACAACAGCTCCAGCTTTTCTGAATTTGTACCTTTTGAAGATTACAGAAGAGTAATGATCGACATTCTTTCTTTGCAAAATGACATCGAAAAAATCGAAACCATTGAAAGATATTGGTTATCCAAATTAAGAGGATTTCAGCACAGTTTCCTTGAAACTATTTTATCTGAAATGATGTGTGAAGAAAATGACGTAGTAAACATAACAGAACTATGCGAAAAGAATGCTATTTCGCGCACCACATTAAACAAACACTTTCGCAGGCATATCTGCAAGACACCATCTGAATTCAAAAAAATACTAAAATTTAGAAATGCGGTTAATAAATATTCATCCTATAAAGCAAAAAACAACTTAACAGATATCGCCTATAGTGTTGACTATTTTGACCAGTCGCATATGATCAGGGAGTTTAAATCAGTGACAGGGTTTTCGCCAAAGGCTTTTTTTGAAAAGACGACAGCGCTGGAAAAAAAGCAAATTCACTGGCTGTTTTTATAG
- a CDS encoding serine hydrolase — protein MTIRQIYFIIAICFIVLLPAVAIHAQNLRNFIDPIKTQLKNLKKENNLSGVVLIAKDGKPIYREAFGFSNLPDRVKNKPDTKFNLASINKMFTAMGIMQLVESGKISIQDKVGQYLTDYPNKTVADSVTIHQLLTHTSGMQSFWEDYDKLAKVNFKTVSDYLPLFVDKKLAFAPGSNFYYSNSGYMVLGLIIEKVSGQNYFDFVKEHIYKPAKMINTDAYELDHVIPNLATGYTMSLEEPGQWKSNISSNLYKGTPAGGGYSTADDLLNFANALQRNILLSKESITLSTSGKVKYREGMYGYGFEENKINGHRVFGHTGGHDGIACELMIYPDLGYTVVILTNGEVENYWEASNLIKKQLVGSAPSIDNFFYTKDIIQTVRDKGYEAGINAIEQNSKKYSLRENLIERYAYKFLFEKKANQAIDLFKLNLHFFPNSANGYYYISEAYMVSGQKKQAIEYLKLYLEKEPQDNDARLKYELLMK, from the coding sequence ATGACCATTCGTCAAATCTATTTTATTATAGCCATCTGCTTCATTGTTCTTTTGCCGGCTGTTGCAATCCACGCCCAAAATTTGAGAAATTTCATTGATCCGATAAAAACCCAACTGAAAAATCTTAAAAAAGAAAATAACTTAAGCGGGGTTGTTCTGATTGCAAAAGATGGTAAGCCAATCTATCGGGAAGCCTTTGGCTTTTCCAATTTGCCAGACCGTGTTAAAAATAAACCGGACACAAAGTTCAACTTAGCATCTATCAACAAGATGTTCACTGCAATGGGAATCATGCAATTGGTGGAATCCGGTAAAATTTCGATTCAGGATAAAGTAGGTCAATATCTCACCGATTATCCCAATAAAACGGTTGCCGACTCTGTGACCATCCATCAATTATTAACACACACTTCAGGAATGCAAAGTTTTTGGGAGGACTATGACAAGCTTGCAAAAGTAAACTTCAAAACAGTTTCTGATTATCTCCCACTGTTTGTAGATAAAAAATTAGCATTTGCACCAGGTAGTAACTTCTACTATAGCAATTCTGGATATATGGTTTTAGGATTAATTATTGAAAAGGTATCGGGTCAGAATTATTTTGATTTTGTAAAAGAACACATATACAAACCCGCAAAAATGATCAATACGGATGCATACGAATTGGATCATGTAATCCCAAATTTGGCCACCGGCTACACCATGTCATTGGAAGAGCCGGGACAATGGAAAAGTAATATTTCCTCAAATCTATACAAAGGAACACCAGCTGGTGGCGGCTATTCAACAGCCGATGATCTGCTAAATTTTGCCAATGCTTTGCAAAGGAATATATTATTGAGTAAAGAAAGTATTACGCTTAGTACATCGGGCAAAGTAAAGTACCGAGAGGGAATGTACGGCTACGGATTTGAAGAAAACAAAATCAACGGACACCGCGTCTTTGGACATACCGGTGGACACGATGGTATTGCTTGTGAACTTATGATTTATCCGGATTTGGGCTATACTGTTGTGATTCTAACCAACGGAGAAGTCGAAAATTATTGGGAAGCAAGTAATCTGATCAAAAAGCAATTAGTAGGTTCAGCACCATCCATTGACAATTTCTTTTACACGAAGGATATCATCCAAACTGTACGCGATAAAGGTTATGAAGCTGGTATTAACGCAATAGAACAGAATTCTAAGAAATATTCATTGAGGGAAAATCTGATTGAAAGATATGCTTATAAGTTCCTGTTCGAAAAGAAAGCGAATCAGGCAATCGATTTGTTTAAGCTGAATCTTCACTTTTTCCCTAATTCAGCCAACGGCTATTATTACATCAGTGAGGCATACATGGTTTCTGGTCAAAAAAAACAGGCTATTGAATATCTAAAGTTATACCTTGAAAAAGAGCCCCAAGACAATGATGCTAGATTAAAATATGAATTGCTGATGAAATAG
- a CDS encoding Rpn family recombination-promoting nuclease/putative transposase produces the protein MARSKKHLGRYVDPRTDFGWKFYFGREDNKILLIEFLNSLFHGEKIISDLRYKPVEHDGDYEEMRRVVFDLHCIGSDGEVFIIEMQQLFQEFFKDRAVYYTSRLINKQLARGKKGSDYYLPEVYFIGILEFDMDRNGSTGISRVTERPYFYDVALCDKLTKEIFYDKLGYKMISLPLFNKQPEELKTVMDQWLYLLKHLSTMDRLPSFLDKRIFGLIFEIGEIGKLTEEELMSYEASLKHKRDAESVFNSAKKSGEALGHAKGLAEGLAEGKAKGLAEGKAKGLAEGKAKGLAEGERKKALETAKAFKEMGLPIADIARGTGLSVEEVEKL, from the coding sequence ATGGCTAGATCAAAAAAACATTTGGGTAGGTATGTAGATCCACGTACTGATTTCGGTTGGAAATTTTACTTTGGTAGGGAGGACAACAAAATCTTACTGATTGAGTTTCTCAATAGTCTATTTCATGGAGAGAAGATAATTTCGGATCTAAGATATAAGCCTGTAGAACATGATGGTGATTATGAGGAAATGCGTCGTGTTGTATTTGATTTACATTGTATAGGCAGCGATGGCGAGGTTTTCATCATTGAGATGCAGCAGCTCTTTCAAGAATTTTTTAAGGACCGTGCAGTGTACTATACCTCACGCCTCATCAATAAACAATTAGCGCGAGGTAAAAAGGGGAGTGATTATTACCTACCGGAGGTTTACTTTATTGGTATTTTGGAGTTTGATATGGACAGAAATGGAAGTACCGGTATATCCCGTGTCACAGAGCGGCCTTATTTCTATGATGTTGCGCTGTGTGACAAATTGACCAAAGAAATATTCTATGATAAATTGGGATATAAAATGATTTCGCTTCCATTATTTAATAAACAGCCAGAGGAACTAAAGACAGTTATGGATCAGTGGTTGTACTTACTTAAACATTTGAGTACCATGGATAGATTGCCATCATTTTTGGATAAAAGAATATTTGGTCTTATCTTTGAGATAGGAGAGATAGGTAAATTAACGGAGGAGGAGCTAATGTCATACGAAGCAAGTTTAAAACATAAGCGTGATGCTGAGAGCGTATTTAATTCGGCCAAGAAATCCGGAGAAGCTTTAGGTCACGCTAAAGGTCTAGCAGAAGGTCTAGCAGAGGGTAAAGCCAAAGGTCTAGCAGAAGGTAAAGCCAAAGGACTAGCAGAAGGTAAAGCCAAAGGACTAGCAGAAGGAGAGCGTAAAAAAGCTCTCGAGACTGCTAAAGCATTTAAGGAAATGGGGCTACCTATAGCTGATATTGCTAGGGGCACAGGGCTTTCTGTCGAAGAGGTCGAAAAACTCTAA
- a CDS encoding transglutaminase-like domain-containing protein: MKSHLQPVLIFLMFFIFSCKSENKIDFLYLENKFSKNAADSIRLQSLLFIKDNFDDLTSEKIIFFKDHDFDSIPYFLDTITSESSLRSIISKNKLSYHSLFVRDSKILTTEFLEQNINSAVSQWNTFPWSKQIPKDIFLNYLLPYKVLLEYPSGWRTYFQKQYQDSINKFVRNGEEDTDKVNASIIAKLYQSINYSENAFKLTKNPSLNEILAIGKGECYTLSHLFVYANRSVGIPSTIDIVPLWGSRNGSHATEVFYRKIETNPNEYTYSFKPSKGSFLNRTAKVFRFSFKKVNVWDDSIKALIEPQKSYIPEFLKSNHLLDVTDQYADVSNLKYTFINRQSDKLAYICVFNYGQWMPLFYGRITNSRFAIFNKMSKNMLYQVGVPEGSSYKFVDRAFILDSSGKMIYSEPNTNVRIKIKIQKINEGENSWVKANSKYALSILNKKNYWEVVSVKYCETDSVLNFDKIPSNSFYRLKEIGTNHNLERIFLCKNDKIIWY, from the coding sequence ATGAAATCCCATTTACAACCTGTATTAATATTTCTTATGTTTTTTATTTTTAGCTGCAAATCAGAAAATAAAATTGATTTTTTGTATTTGGAAAATAAATTTTCAAAAAATGCCGCTGACAGTATAAGATTACAATCTTTGCTATTTATCAAAGACAATTTTGATGATCTAACATCAGAAAAAATCATTTTTTTTAAGGATCATGATTTTGATTCTATTCCTTATTTTCTAGACACTATTACTTCGGAAAGTTCTTTAAGATCAATAATATCAAAGAATAAATTATCGTACCATTCTCTATTTGTTAGAGATAGTAAGATTCTTACAACTGAATTTCTGGAGCAAAATATAAATTCTGCTGTAAGTCAATGGAATACCTTTCCTTGGAGCAAACAAATACCGAAAGATATCTTTTTAAATTATTTGCTACCATATAAAGTACTGTTAGAATACCCGAGTGGTTGGAGGACATATTTTCAAAAACAATATCAAGATTCTATTAATAAATTTGTCAGAAATGGAGAAGAGGATACAGACAAAGTAAATGCATCTATCATCGCAAAATTATATCAATCAATCAATTATTCAGAAAATGCTTTTAAACTAACCAAAAACCCATCTTTAAATGAAATATTAGCCATTGGAAAAGGGGAGTGCTATACATTATCTCATTTATTTGTTTATGCAAATCGATCAGTGGGAATACCAAGTACAATTGATATAGTGCCCCTTTGGGGATCTAGGAACGGAAGTCATGCGACAGAAGTTTTTTATAGAAAAATTGAAACTAATCCTAATGAGTATACTTATAGCTTCAAACCATCCAAAGGTTCATTTTTAAACAGAACTGCAAAAGTTTTTAGATTCAGTTTCAAAAAGGTTAATGTTTGGGACGATTCAATTAAAGCACTTATTGAGCCCCAAAAAAGCTATATTCCAGAATTCTTAAAATCAAATCATCTTCTGGATGTAACCGACCAGTATGCGGACGTTTCCAACTTAAAATACACGTTCATAAATCGACAAAGTGATAAATTAGCGTATATCTGTGTTTTTAATTATGGGCAATGGATGCCATTGTTTTATGGTCGAATTACAAATAGTCGGTTTGCTATATTCAATAAGATGTCTAAAAACATGCTGTATCAAGTAGGTGTTCCTGAAGGAAGCTCTTATAAGTTTGTTGATCGAGCCTTTATATTGGACTCATCTGGTAAGATGATTTATTCAGAGCCAAATACGAATGTTAGGATAAAAATTAAAATACAAAAAATAAATGAAGGCGAAAATTCCTGGGTAAAAGCTAATTCAAAATATGCGTTGTCTATTCTGAATAAAAAAAATTACTGGGAAGTTGTTTCAGTTAAGTATTGTGAAACTGATTCTGTCCTGAATTTTGATAAAATACCTTCAAATTCATTTTATAGACTTAAAGAGATTGGTACAAATCATAATTTAGAAAGAATTTTTTTGTGTAAAAATGATAAAATAATTTGGTATTGA
- a CDS encoding DUF3784 domain-containing protein: MLLYLFFSIMLIMAIVINEKNARYILAGYNSMSEIEKQQFELVKYLKFFKNYLLILAVSYIVIGVILFEMFDNANIGIIFSVLYPFFGFFLLIYKSLNYYRSSSKTNVLVLVAGTAIIIAIITAISIGLSNPTIKLNDNKLFISGPYGKTINIDDILSVEKISTPIQTKKISGFQMGNVRKGKFELPDDEIVTIISTSDKKYLMIFTKSSKYIIDFDSVLQAKINEKLKKQ, encoded by the coding sequence ATGTTATTGTATTTGTTTTTTTCTATAATGCTGATTATGGCAATCGTTATCAACGAAAAAAATGCCCGGTATATTCTTGCAGGGTATAATTCGATGTCAGAAATTGAAAAGCAACAATTTGAATTGGTAAAATATTTGAAATTTTTCAAAAATTATCTTTTGATATTGGCTGTTTCCTATATTGTCATTGGAGTTATATTATTCGAGATGTTCGATAATGCGAATATTGGTATTATATTCTCTGTATTATATCCTTTTTTTGGCTTTTTCCTTTTAATATATAAGTCCTTAAATTATTATAGAAGTAGTTCTAAAACTAACGTGTTGGTCTTAGTTGCTGGGACGGCAATTATTATTGCAATTATAACTGCTATTTCTATAGGGTTAAGTAACCCAACTATAAAATTGAATGATAATAAGTTATTCATTTCTGGTCCTTACGGAAAAACAATAAATATTGATGATATTCTATCCGTGGAGAAGATATCTACACCTATTCAAACGAAAAAGATAAGTGGGTTTCAAATGGGTAATGTCCGTAAAGGGAAATTTGAGTTGCCAGATGATGAAATAGTAACCATTATATCAACAAGCGATAAAAAATACTTAATGATATTTACAAAGTCTTCCAAGTATATTATAGACTTTGATAGTGTATTACAAGCTAAAATTAATGAAAAATTAAAAAAGCAATAA
- a CDS encoding helix-turn-helix domain-containing protein: MLICKKEKLSRRPAIRKWLDRGTYMDDVAPFDQLCLNSRYNDNLLRPMINILYTFHAFSAGAFLLLGTLIFLGVNHTSSQADRWLGTWYYLMACLFTQLFLEGFHIESEGLIHTLELPRWATLPCFYLAVHDMVKPTAKNRYWGLHFVPFLAFVLFSIIYLIPGLSNRHIHLPQLPQWTIFAIKYFFFAQCIFYWIACYNLFKIHQKNIRQLSSYTEKINMAWLKYLLIALLLMIVARLLAMVHLVFSAVAPILYFMGTVALGYATLTQRSIYTIESTENLINEAQHKKVKAEERLTAQQVGTLKEKLVQKTTAEKLYLDPALTLSSLAEHIGINPHDLSYIINNGLEKNFYQFINELRTEEAKKLLLSEEAKQLDMFGIAIRAGFNSRTTFYASFKKTTGITPTEYMKVHSKQSN, from the coding sequence TTGCTAATTTGCAAAAAAGAAAAGCTATCTCGTCGCCCCGCTATCCGTAAATGGTTGGATCGGGGTACGTATATGGATGATGTAGCTCCATTTGATCAATTATGTTTAAATTCACGTTACAATGATAACTTGCTACGGCCCATGATCAATATACTCTATACCTTTCATGCTTTTTCGGCTGGTGCATTTCTACTGCTCGGCACCTTAATCTTTTTGGGTGTCAACCACACTTCTTCCCAAGCAGATCGGTGGTTAGGAACATGGTATTATTTGATGGCATGCTTATTTACTCAGCTTTTTCTTGAAGGTTTTCATATCGAGAGCGAGGGATTGATCCATACGCTGGAACTCCCGCGATGGGCTACACTCCCCTGCTTCTACCTGGCCGTTCACGACATGGTCAAACCAACAGCAAAAAATCGATATTGGGGCCTACATTTTGTTCCATTCCTCGCTTTCGTTTTATTCTCCATCATCTATTTAATACCCGGACTTTCTAATAGACACATCCATCTGCCTCAATTACCGCAATGGACCATCTTTGCTATCAAATATTTCTTTTTCGCACAATGTATCTTTTATTGGATTGCCTGTTATAACCTCTTTAAAATACACCAGAAAAACATTCGCCAGCTATCTTCCTATACAGAAAAGATAAACATGGCCTGGTTAAAGTATCTATTGATTGCGCTATTATTGATGATTGTTGCCCGTCTGCTGGCTATGGTTCATTTAGTTTTTAGTGCTGTCGCCCCAATTTTATATTTTATGGGCACAGTGGCACTTGGGTACGCCACGCTAACACAACGCTCAATTTACACAATTGAGTCTACAGAAAACCTCATCAACGAAGCGCAGCATAAAAAGGTTAAAGCAGAAGAGCGGCTTACAGCACAACAGGTAGGCACATTAAAAGAAAAACTAGTACAAAAAACTACAGCTGAAAAGCTATATCTCGACCCGGCTTTGACACTATCATCCCTCGCGGAGCATATCGGAATCAATCCGCACGATCTGTCCTACATCATAAACAATGGACTGGAGAAAAATTTTTACCAGTTTATCAACGAACTTCGCACGGAGGAAGCGAAAAAGCTTTTATTATCCGAAGAGGCAAAGCAACTTGATATGTTTGGAATCGCAATAAGGGCAGGCTTCAATTCAAGAACAACCTTTTATGCCAGCTTCAAAAAAACAACAGGCATTACGCCTACAGAATATATGAAAGTCCATAGTAAACAATCAAACTAA
- a CDS encoding Crp/Fnr family transcriptional regulator gives MTETEKYLADFKTAVTSVYPISDKTFDLLAEATYIQQFKKNEVLLREGRVANDIFFVCKGALNSYFIDEKGAIWNKWIYLERDFASTRFSAIIKTPNDFKLQAIENTTVVCMPYHQTRAAINQNDELKNLYIAYLEKKWIVINEEREISLLTESATTRYLKLLAAHPGIDSRIPLQYIASHLSITPTQLSRIRKALAK, from the coding sequence ATGACAGAAACAGAAAAATATCTTGCCGACTTTAAAACAGCTGTTACAAGCGTATATCCCATTTCGGATAAGACATTTGATTTGTTGGCTGAGGCAACTTACATTCAGCAATTTAAGAAAAATGAAGTTTTACTGAGAGAGGGTCGTGTCGCCAATGACATCTTCTTTGTTTGTAAAGGAGCCTTAAACTCTTATTTTATTGATGAAAAAGGAGCTATCTGGAATAAATGGATTTATTTGGAGAGGGATTTTGCGAGCACAAGATTTTCGGCAATCATAAAAACGCCCAACGATTTTAAATTGCAAGCTATTGAAAACACTACTGTAGTATGTATGCCTTATCATCAAACAAGAGCAGCTATTAATCAAAATGATGAACTAAAAAACCTTTACATTGCCTATTTGGAGAAAAAATGGATAGTCATTAATGAAGAAAGAGAAATTTCTTTACTGACCGAAAGTGCAACCACAAGATATCTCAAATTGCTGGCGGCACATCCGGGAATTGACAGCAGAATTCCACTACAATATATTGCTTCGCACCTGAGCATTACCCCAACACAGTTGAGCCGAATACGTAAAGCGCTAGCCAAATAA
- a CDS encoding DUF6861 domain-containing protein, whose amino-acid sequence MRKTIGVLVLVVVLVCNSCKKESTSGNSEFKLKVNRKEIKEKMKLHSNGLDFYFNNQTQNTSFVKRANVPVGPVGPPPETGGGGGGTPFPMLEAQSIISDFLSAQNIQQTNELHIIPKFESSALDYYDVSDYGKFSRDFYEVAIMVTSVEPDSYSHGETLINSILQSQKFLGLNQLEQTIIVAGAETLLDSYSYWANRLGNEMIANSSSAIFKNQSNLSSSKKAFDWNSLRKTLHKLCGADAAGGIGGGIAGAVGGAVVGSLAGGVGAAPGAFTGAIGGAVTGAVGNSVRVFIDPFAEQEVQPTKLIFSGLAIPTYWDKFVFDKSTTNITVPNIFGL is encoded by the coding sequence ATGAGAAAAACCATTGGGGTCCTAGTACTCGTAGTAGTATTAGTTTGTAATTCGTGCAAAAAAGAGAGCACTTCTGGAAATTCCGAGTTTAAACTAAAAGTAAACAGAAAAGAAATTAAGGAAAAAATGAAATTGCACAGCAATGGGTTAGATTTTTATTTTAATAATCAAACTCAAAACACATCCTTTGTAAAACGTGCAAACGTTCCAGTTGGCCCAGTTGGTCCTCCCCCTGAAACGGGCGGTGGCGGTGGTGGCACACCATTTCCCATGTTAGAAGCTCAGTCAATAATTTCAGATTTTCTTTCTGCCCAAAATATTCAGCAAACAAATGAATTACATATAATACCAAAATTCGAATCTTCTGCACTCGATTATTATGATGTTTCAGATTATGGTAAGTTTAGTAGAGATTTTTACGAGGTAGCCATAATGGTTACAAGTGTTGAACCTGATAGTTACTCCCATGGGGAAACGTTAATAAATTCAATTCTCCAATCTCAAAAATTCCTTGGTTTAAATCAACTTGAGCAAACTATTATTGTTGCAGGAGCAGAGACCCTCTTAGATTCTTACTCATATTGGGCAAATCGACTTGGGAATGAAATGATTGCAAATTCTTCATCGGCAATATTCAAGAATCAAAGTAATCTTTCATCTAGCAAAAAAGCTTTCGACTGGAACTCTTTACGCAAAACATTACATAAATTATGTGGTGCAGATGCAGCAGGGGGAATTGGAGGTGGAATAGCGGGAGCCGTTGGCGGTGCTGTTGTCGGATCTCTTGCCGGAGGTGTCGGTGCTGCCCCTGGTGCTTTTACAGGCGCTATAGGAGGTGCTGTCACTGGGGCTGTTGGAAACTCTGTTCGAGTCTTTATAGATCCATTTGCAGAACAAGAAGTGCAACCAACAAAACTAATATTTTCAGGTTTGGCGATACCTACATATTGGGATAAATTTGTTTTCGATAAATCTACAACCAACATTACAGTTCCAAATATTTTTGGCTTATGA
- a CDS encoding YbjQ family protein produces the protein MIVTTTNSIEGREISRYNDPIAANVVIGTNIFSDIRASYVDFFRGRSTSYEKKMQEMYKRVTETLKHRAQTIRADAIIGLSVNIEYQEYTFLASDKMLHREEK, from the coding sequence ATGATAGTAACCACGACCAATTCCATCGAAGGGAGGGAGATTTCACGATATAATGATCCAATAGCTGCCAATGTTGTTATCGGCACCAACATCTTTAGCGATATAAGAGCGAGCTATGTAGATTTCTTTAGAGGTCGCTCTACTAGCTATGAGAAGAAGATGCAGGAAATGTACAAGCGTGTTACCGAAACGCTCAAGCATCGTGCACAGACAATTCGTGCTGATGCTATTATTGGGCTTAGTGTAAATATCGAATATCAAGAATATACTTTTTTAGCTTCTGACAAGATGTTACATCGAGAAGAAAAATAG